A DNA window from Acidobacteriota bacterium contains the following coding sequences:
- a CDS encoding CAP domain-containing protein: MHGLPHAWLYNGRMTWRQTQTPEVRDPDDPYFGLRMAVVEQVNRDRAAAGLGPVEYDALCSDVEDAHCQEMAEAQYLSHWNQRGELPYHRYHAAGGRDYVAENLDRLAHDHHLARSQPYPY, translated from the coding sequence TGGCTCTATAATGGGCGCATGACCTGGCGGCAGACTCAGACCCCGGAAGTTCGAGACCCGGATGACCCTTACTTCGGCCTGCGCATGGCCGTGGTCGAGCAGGTCAACCGCGACCGTGCCGCCGCTGGTCTCGGCCCGGTCGAGTATGACGCGCTGTGCTCGGACGTGGAGGACGCGCACTGCCAGGAGATGGCCGAGGCGCAGTACCTCTCGCACTGGAATCAGCGCGGCGAGCTGCCCTATCATCGCTATCACGCCGCCGGCGGGCGCGACTACGTGGCCGAGAACCTCGATCGACTCGCGCACGACCATCATCTCGCTCGATCCCAACCCTATCCCTACTGA